A genomic segment from Stappia indica encodes:
- a CDS encoding ABC transporter ATP-binding protein encodes MGPASLDFIGVTKRYGAVTAVDDVAFRCEAGSLTTLLGPSGCGKTTTLRMIAGLELASEGRILIDGKDVTHLSAAERDVTMVFQSYALFPHMSVLENVMYGPRSSGIGKAQAAEMAREKLGLLGLSGYDTRLPSELSGGQQQRVAVARALVLEPSILLFDEPLSNLDARLRRKVREDIRALQKDLGLTVVYVTHDQEEALAVSDEVIVMSNARIAQKATPRDLWNAPANLFVADFIGDANVVDGTIASVAGETAVLDLAGASVEAPARGLNPGPVKVALRPDALRLEPLGEGDAGGLTGTVRTASYLGKHMEYEIETPLGELFVIAPADGGEVGAGAEVRLLPKGHGIAVIPQ; translated from the coding sequence ATGGGACCGGCAAGCCTCGACTTCATCGGCGTCACCAAGCGCTACGGCGCGGTGACCGCCGTCGACGACGTCGCCTTCCGCTGCGAGGCCGGATCGCTGACCACGCTGCTCGGCCCCTCCGGCTGCGGCAAGACCACCACCTTGCGGATGATCGCCGGGCTGGAACTGGCGAGCGAGGGGAGGATCCTGATCGACGGCAAGGACGTGACGCACCTGTCGGCGGCCGAGCGCGACGTCACCATGGTGTTCCAGTCCTATGCGCTGTTCCCGCATATGAGCGTGCTGGAGAACGTCATGTACGGGCCGCGTTCCTCCGGCATCGGCAAGGCGCAGGCGGCCGAGATGGCGCGCGAGAAGCTCGGCCTGCTGGGCCTGTCCGGCTACGACACGCGGCTGCCGTCGGAACTCTCCGGCGGCCAGCAGCAGCGCGTCGCCGTCGCCCGCGCGCTGGTGCTGGAGCCCTCGATCCTGCTGTTCGACGAACCGCTGTCGAACCTCGATGCGCGGCTGCGCCGCAAGGTGCGCGAGGACATCCGCGCCCTGCAGAAGGATCTCGGCCTGACGGTGGTCTACGTCACCCACGACCAGGAGGAGGCGCTCGCCGTCTCCGACGAGGTCATCGTCATGTCGAATGCCCGCATCGCCCAGAAGGCCACCCCGCGCGACCTGTGGAACGCCCCGGCGAACCTCTTCGTCGCCGACTTCATCGGCGATGCCAACGTGGTCGACGGCACCATCGCCAGCGTTGCCGGCGAGACGGCGGTGCTGGATCTCGCCGGCGCCAGCGTCGAGGCGCCCGCACGCGGGCTCAATCCCGGTCCGGTGAAGGTCGCCCTGCGGCCCGACGCGCTGCGCCTCGAACCGCTTGGCGAGGGCGATGCCGGCGGGCTGACCGGAACCGTGAGGACCGCGAGCTATCTCGGCAAGCACATGGAATACGAGATCGAGACGCCGCTCGGCGAGCTCTTCGTCATCGCGCCCGCCGATGGCGGCGAGGTCGGCGCCGGCGCCGAAGTGCGCCTGCTGCCCAAGGGGCACGGCATCGCCGTCATTCCGCAATAG
- a CDS encoding ABC transporter substrate-binding protein, translating to MRKFLLTTAAILAAPIAALAADKPAELKVGVTTFLTGPASVFGVPARDAAEIIVGKLNAEGGIGGVPVALSFIDEGAGAEALTTEFRRQVEGGAHAMMGAISSGNCQTLAPLAEDLKVLNLMWDCGTQQIFEKNDYKYVFRTQANATPEMLATVLYLLKVKPDFKTIAVVNQDYAWGRDSWQIFSAALKALKPDVEVVGEFFPKFGAADFSTEISRLQAMQPDVILSTSWGGDLDTFIQQAAQRGLMNSSTFVIPLAESSLERLGSTLPAGHIVGARGDHYFLHPDRRDDADFKEFMAAFEEKTGAHAIYPVFHMSQALAALKAAYEKAIAAKGGEWPEEDEIIAAFEGLTFQGLGREVTIREDNQGIEAQLLGMSVQTGDYPFATLENIMIFDGEALTTPVGQESVEWVSKLTPEYAAGVKVDTYEK from the coding sequence ATGCGGAAATTCCTGCTCACAACGGCAGCGATCCTCGCTGCCCCGATCGCCGCGCTGGCGGCGGACAAGCCGGCCGAGCTCAAGGTCGGCGTCACCACGTTCCTCACCGGCCCGGCCTCCGTGTTCGGCGTGCCGGCGCGCGATGCGGCCGAGATCATCGTCGGCAAGCTCAATGCCGAAGGCGGCATCGGCGGCGTGCCGGTCGCCCTGTCCTTCATCGACGAGGGCGCCGGCGCCGAGGCGCTGACCACCGAGTTCCGCCGCCAGGTCGAGGGCGGTGCCCACGCCATGATGGGCGCGATCTCCTCCGGCAACTGCCAGACGCTCGCCCCGCTGGCCGAGGACCTCAAGGTCCTGAACCTGATGTGGGACTGCGGCACCCAGCAGATCTTCGAGAAGAACGACTACAAGTACGTCTTCCGCACCCAGGCCAACGCCACGCCGGAAATGCTCGCCACCGTGCTCTACCTGCTGAAGGTGAAGCCGGACTTCAAGACCATCGCCGTCGTCAACCAGGACTACGCCTGGGGCCGCGACAGCTGGCAGATCTTCTCCGCCGCGCTGAAGGCCCTGAAGCCGGACGTCGAGGTGGTCGGCGAGTTCTTCCCCAAGTTCGGCGCCGCCGACTTCTCCACCGAGATCTCCCGCCTGCAGGCGATGCAGCCCGACGTCATCCTGTCGACCTCCTGGGGCGGCGACCTCGACACGTTCATCCAGCAGGCGGCCCAGCGCGGCCTGATGAACTCCTCGACCTTCGTCATCCCGCTGGCCGAAAGCTCCCTGGAGCGTCTCGGCTCGACCCTGCCGGCCGGCCATATCGTCGGCGCGCGCGGCGACCATTACTTCCTGCATCCGGACCGTCGCGACGACGCGGACTTCAAGGAGTTCATGGCAGCCTTCGAGGAAAAGACCGGCGCCCACGCGATCTACCCGGTCTTCCACATGTCGCAGGCGCTCGCCGCGCTGAAGGCGGCCTACGAGAAGGCGATCGCGGCCAAGGGCGGCGAATGGCCGGAAGAGGACGAGATCATCGCGGCCTTCGAGGGCCTGACCTTCCAGGGTCTCGGCCGTGAGGTCACCATCCGCGAGGACAACCAGGGCATCGAGGCCCAGCTCCTCGGCATGAGCGTCCAGACCGGCGACTATCCCTTCGCCACGCTGGAAAACATCATGATCTTCGACGGCGAAGCGCTGACCACCCCGGTCGGGCAGGAGTCGGTCGAGTGGGTCAGCAAGCTCACGCCGGAATATGCCGCGGGCGTGAAGGTCGACACCTACGAAAAATAA
- a CDS encoding branched-chain amino acid ABC transporter permease — MTFRLAIPALLVALVAAIPFAAPQLQLLMNLALAKGIAVVGVTVLLRAGQVSFGHALYFAIAAYAAAFLSASMPGADLILVLVVAVAGAVLSGVIVGLFVVRYRGIFFGMLNLAFSMIFWSILEKFYHYTGGADGIRLPRPTVFGMALERGPFELIMFYLSVALVLLLGWFTMRWFASPAGQIFQTIKTNETRLQYLGVSPQRALLSGYILSAALCGTGGVIMGIVQGVVTPEFAWWIRSGEMVFIAVLGGAGSVAGAFVGAIIYETIRTYASAFAGDVWQMVLGGFLLVIILFAPKGVIGIYDAALARLTGKGRSE; from the coding sequence ATGACCTTTCGTCTGGCCATTCCGGCCCTTCTCGTCGCGCTCGTCGCCGCGATCCCCTTCGCCGCGCCGCAGCTCCAGCTCCTGATGAACCTGGCGCTCGCCAAGGGCATCGCCGTCGTCGGCGTGACTGTGCTGCTGCGCGCCGGCCAGGTGTCCTTCGGCCACGCGCTCTACTTCGCCATCGCCGCCTATGCCGCCGCCTTCCTGTCGGCCTCCATGCCCGGCGCGGACCTCATTCTGGTGCTCGTCGTCGCGGTCGCCGGCGCGGTGCTGTCCGGCGTCATCGTCGGCCTGTTCGTGGTGCGCTACCGCGGCATCTTCTTCGGCATGCTGAACCTTGCCTTCTCGATGATCTTCTGGTCGATCCTGGAGAAGTTCTACCACTACACGGGCGGCGCCGACGGCATCCGCCTGCCGCGCCCCACCGTGTTCGGCATGGCACTGGAGCGCGGTCCGTTCGAGCTGATCATGTTCTACCTGTCGGTGGCCCTGGTGCTCCTGCTCGGCTGGTTCACGATGCGCTGGTTCGCCTCGCCCGCCGGCCAGATCTTCCAGACCATCAAGACCAACGAGACCCGCCTGCAATATCTCGGCGTCTCGCCGCAGCGCGCGCTGCTGTCCGGCTACATCCTGTCGGCGGCCCTGTGCGGCACCGGCGGCGTCATCATGGGCATCGTCCAGGGCGTCGTGACGCCGGAATTCGCCTGGTGGATCCGTTCGGGCGAGATGGTCTTCATCGCCGTGCTCGGCGGTGCCGGCTCGGTTGCCGGCGCCTTCGTCGGCGCGATCATCTACGAGACCATCCGCACCTACGCCTCGGCCTTTGCCGGCGACGTGTGGCAGATGGTGCTCGGCGGCTTCCTGCTCGTCATCATCCTGTTCGCCCCCAAGGGCGTGATCGGCATCTACGACGCAGCGCTTGCCCGCCTGACCGGCAAAGGGAGGTCGGAATGA
- a CDS encoding LysR family transcriptional regulator, with translation MDIRHLRYFIAISEAPSLSAAAQVLGVAQPSLSQYVQRMEQELGVQLVERSPRGTMLTEEGHLLVRHAREICASMEHCISEMRDLGGGIRGKVGFGMPPSVSMVMSVPLAETVRVELPDVRLRAIEAMSGYIKSWIEDETVDIGFIYDLEKVEHFRIIHVLDEQLFFFSAPDTWPLDTPPGTPVPMHALEKLEMILPGVSHGLRKTIERHAAACDVNLNVVIEMDAMTQIKELVARGSGHTIFAPAAVHDFVARGELLKAPIVEPTISRPVYLVSKPARSMSRACRAVEQITLEVARDLVRRGIWEGNLIEG, from the coding sequence ATGGACATTCGCCACCTTCGCTATTTCATCGCCATTTCCGAGGCGCCGTCGCTCTCCGCGGCGGCGCAGGTCCTGGGCGTCGCCCAGCCGTCCCTGTCGCAATACGTCCAGCGCATGGAGCAGGAGCTCGGCGTACAGCTGGTCGAGCGCTCGCCGCGCGGCACGATGCTGACCGAGGAGGGCCACCTGCTGGTGCGCCATGCCCGCGAGATCTGCGCCAGCATGGAGCATTGCATCTCGGAGATGCGCGACCTTGGCGGCGGCATTCGCGGCAAGGTCGGCTTCGGCATGCCGCCGTCGGTGTCGATGGTGATGTCGGTGCCGCTGGCGGAGACCGTGCGGGTCGAGCTGCCGGACGTGCGGCTGCGCGCCATCGAGGCGATGAGCGGCTACATCAAGAGCTGGATCGAGGACGAGACCGTCGATATCGGCTTCATCTACGACCTGGAGAAGGTCGAGCATTTCCGCATCATCCATGTGCTGGACGAGCAGCTGTTCTTCTTCTCCGCGCCGGACACATGGCCGCTCGACACGCCGCCGGGCACGCCGGTGCCGATGCATGCGCTGGAGAAGCTGGAGATGATCCTGCCCGGCGTTTCGCACGGGCTGCGCAAGACCATCGAGCGGCACGCCGCCGCCTGCGACGTCAATCTCAACGTCGTCATCGAGATGGACGCGATGACCCAGATCAAGGAGCTGGTGGCGCGCGGCTCCGGCCACACGATCTTCGCCCCCGCCGCCGTGCACGACTTCGTCGCCCGCGGCGAGCTGCTCAAGGCGCCCATCGTCGAGCCGACGATCTCGCGCCCGGTCTATCTGGTCAGCAAGCCGGCCCGCTCGATGAGCCGGGCCTGCCGCGCGGTCGAGCAGATCACGCTGGAGGTCGCCCGCGATCTCGTGCGGCGCGGCATCTGGGAAGGCAACCTGATCGAGGGCTGA
- a CDS encoding FAS1-like dehydratase domain-containing protein — MSDYAEWIGKQRRVSETLDRELLERYRATLSGMLWQTDVPAGVHWCLAPDVVEPADLGRDGHPRTGIFLPALPLPRRMWAGGHLEYRKAFSPGDEVTRVTTIRDVTFKQGRSGPLGFVTLDHVYEVAGEAHVVERHDIVYREDPKPGAGTAPQPAEDWQALARWQVTPTPTLLFRYSALTFNGHRIHYDQPYATGVEGYDGLVVHGPLQSIWMQNLAASLLGKLPGAFTYRGLSPLTCGRPVSVEAREGEDGALELRVRRDEDGVVTMQATAR; from the coding sequence ATGAGCGACTATGCGGAATGGATCGGCAAGCAGCGCCGGGTGAGCGAGACGCTCGACCGCGAGCTGCTTGAGCGTTACCGCGCGACTCTGTCAGGCATGCTGTGGCAGACCGACGTGCCGGCCGGCGTGCACTGGTGCCTGGCGCCCGACGTGGTCGAGCCGGCGGATCTCGGCCGCGACGGCCATCCGCGCACCGGCATCTTCCTGCCGGCACTCCCCCTGCCCCGGCGCATGTGGGCGGGCGGCCACCTGGAATACCGCAAGGCGTTTTCGCCCGGCGACGAGGTGACCCGCGTGACGACGATCCGCGACGTGACCTTCAAGCAGGGTCGCAGCGGGCCGCTCGGCTTCGTCACGCTGGACCATGTCTACGAGGTGGCGGGCGAGGCCCATGTCGTCGAGCGCCACGACATCGTCTATCGCGAGGACCCCAAGCCCGGCGCCGGCACCGCGCCGCAGCCGGCAGAAGACTGGCAGGCGCTGGCGCGCTGGCAGGTCACCCCGACGCCGACGCTGCTGTTCCGCTATTCGGCGCTGACCTTCAACGGCCACCGCATCCACTACGACCAGCCCTACGCCACCGGCGTCGAAGGCTATGACGGGCTGGTGGTGCACGGGCCGCTGCAGTCGATCTGGATGCAGAACCTTGCCGCCTCGCTGCTCGGCAAGTTGCCGGGAGCCTTCACCTATCGCGGGTTGTCGCCGCTGACCTGCGGCCGGCCGGTGAGCGTCGAAGCGCGCGAAGGCGAGGACGGCGCCCTGGAGCTGCGCGTGCGGCGCGACGAGGATGGGGTTGTCACCATGCAGGCGACCGCCCGGTAG
- a CDS encoding branched-chain amino acid ABC transporter permease has product MNLTIFLLALFDGIAYAALVFSVAVGLTLIFGVMRILNVAHGSLYAVGAYLTATLTGYALALGFAPLLAFPLMIVSAVLVGVLVGGPIEWLLLRRIYNKPEVLQLLVTFAVFMILEDVQRLVWGTQPYFQASALQALGMVKVFGVNYTVYQLILLPLLALTLLVGLRFFLRHTILGKLILATTEDREAAQSIGIDADKVFLVTFIVGAALAGLGGALASPTTSILPGMGADMIVLSFAVVATAGLGQIEGAAFTALLIGLGRSFAVYVWPETAVLVPYLIMLIVLLVRPEGLFGSPTARKI; this is encoded by the coding sequence ATGAACCTCACCATCTTCCTTCTGGCCCTGTTCGACGGCATCGCCTATGCGGCCCTCGTCTTCAGTGTCGCCGTGGGGCTCACGCTGATCTTCGGCGTGATGCGCATCCTCAACGTCGCGCACGGCTCGCTCTATGCGGTCGGCGCGTATCTGACGGCCACGCTCACCGGCTATGCGCTGGCGCTCGGTTTCGCGCCGCTGCTGGCCTTCCCGCTGATGATCGTCTCGGCGGTGCTGGTCGGCGTGCTCGTCGGCGGCCCCATCGAATGGCTGCTGCTGCGCCGGATCTACAACAAGCCGGAAGTGCTCCAGCTCCTGGTGACCTTCGCGGTCTTCATGATCCTGGAGGACGTGCAGCGGCTGGTCTGGGGCACCCAGCCCTATTTCCAGGCCTCGGCGCTGCAGGCGCTCGGCATGGTGAAGGTGTTCGGCGTCAACTACACCGTCTACCAGCTGATCCTGCTGCCGCTGCTGGCCTTGACGCTGCTGGTGGGCCTGCGCTTCTTCCTGCGCCACACCATCCTCGGCAAGCTGATCCTGGCGACCACCGAGGACCGCGAGGCGGCCCAGTCCATCGGCATCGACGCCGACAAGGTGTTCCTGGTGACCTTCATCGTCGGCGCGGCCCTGGCCGGGCTCGGCGGTGCGCTGGCCTCGCCCACCACCTCGATCCTGCCGGGCATGGGCGCGGACATGATCGTGCTGTCCTTCGCCGTGGTGGCGACGGCCGGTCTCGGCCAGATCGAGGGCGCGGCCTTCACCGCGCTGCTGATCGGGCTCGGCCGCTCCTTCGCGGTCTATGTCTGGCCGGAGACGGCGGTGCTCGTCCCCTATCTCATCATGCTGATCGTCCTGCTGGTGCGCCCGGAAGGGCTGTTCGGCAGCCCGACCGCGCGCAAGATCTGA
- a CDS encoding cyclase family protein: MRVFNCTAALAGLALVVATSLAQADNHNHKWTESRWGKDDQIGSANLMTPERVKLAAELVTAGKVYSLGMIVGSDTPAFPPRSLSVTVLQPNQITNSGLGENAFTYNDDIFMGWLGIGPQIDGLGHAGIDHVYYNGHKAGDFAKAAGLTELGLHNLPGLVGRGVLLDMAKFYGVDMIEEGKAYTADDVKAAAAQQGVELREGDVVLFNSNWMNLLDGPNADPKRFGAAEPGLGVSGAEYLAELGVMAVGADTWGMEVVPAEVEGEAFRAHQILQPQNGIYILENMDTRELAKDEAYEFLFVLGQARLKGAVQMIINPIAIR; the protein is encoded by the coding sequence ATGAGGGTCTTCAACTGCACTGCGGCGCTCGCCGGGCTTGCGCTCGTCGTCGCCACCAGCCTTGCCCAGGCCGACAATCACAATCACAAATGGACGGAATCGCGCTGGGGCAAGGACGACCAGATCGGGTCGGCGAACCTGATGACGCCGGAGCGCGTCAAGCTCGCCGCCGAACTCGTCACCGCCGGCAAGGTCTACAGCCTCGGCATGATCGTCGGCAGCGACACGCCGGCATTCCCGCCGCGCAGCCTGTCCGTGACCGTGCTCCAGCCCAACCAGATCACCAATAGCGGGCTGGGCGAAAACGCCTTCACCTACAACGACGACATCTTCATGGGCTGGCTCGGCATCGGCCCGCAGATCGACGGTCTCGGTCATGCCGGCATCGACCATGTCTATTACAACGGCCACAAGGCCGGCGACTTCGCCAAGGCCGCGGGCCTGACCGAACTCGGCCTGCACAACCTGCCCGGCCTCGTCGGCCGCGGCGTGCTGCTCGACATGGCCAAGTTCTACGGCGTCGACATGATCGAGGAAGGCAAGGCCTACACCGCCGACGACGTCAAGGCCGCCGCCGCCCAGCAGGGCGTCGAGCTGCGCGAGGGCGATGTCGTGCTGTTCAACTCCAACTGGATGAACCTGCTCGACGGGCCGAACGCGGATCCCAAGCGCTTCGGCGCGGCGGAGCCGGGCCTCGGCGTCAGCGGCGCCGAATATCTCGCCGAGCTGGGCGTGATGGCGGTGGGTGCCGACACCTGGGGCATGGAGGTCGTTCCGGCCGAGGTCGAGGGCGAGGCATTCCGCGCCCACCAGATCCTGCAGCCGCAGAACGGCATCTACATCCTGGAGAACATGGATACCCGCGAACTGGCGAAGGACGAGGCTTACGAGTTCCTCTTCGTGCTCGGCCAGGCCCGCCTCAAGGGCGCGGTGCAGATGATCATCAACCCGATCGCGATCCGCTGA
- a CDS encoding zinc-dependent alcohol dehydrogenase family protein, producing MKITAAVLERGEVKGNYAAEKPLIVREVELAPPGPGEVLIRIAAAGVCHSDLSVINGTRPRPLPMVLGHEASGYVEEVGAGVDDLAPGDHVVCIFAPGCGRCTPCAEGRPALCEKAAKHHGVGELMTGHRRLSMDGRPVHHHVGISAFASHAVVARQSLVKVDQDIAPHISTLFSCAMLTGAGAVFNTAHIKPGSKVAVVGIGGVGMAAILGAVAAGAGQIVAIDPFENKLDVARQMGATDAVKAGEGVVEAVRDLTGGGVDYAFELAGSVRALETAYDITRRGGTTVTAGLPHPDSRMALNALKLVAEERSLKGSYIGSCVPQRDLPRMFALHRRGLLPVEKMLSHRLPLADINLAMDRLEDGSAIRQVVEIG from the coding sequence ATGAAGATCACGGCGGCGGTGCTGGAGCGGGGCGAGGTCAAGGGCAACTACGCGGCGGAAAAGCCGCTGATCGTGCGCGAGGTCGAGCTGGCGCCGCCCGGTCCCGGCGAGGTGCTGATCCGCATCGCCGCCGCCGGCGTCTGCCATTCCGACCTGTCGGTGATCAACGGCACCCGGCCGCGCCCGCTGCCGATGGTGCTCGGCCATGAGGCATCCGGCTATGTCGAGGAGGTTGGCGCGGGCGTCGACGACCTTGCGCCCGGCGATCATGTCGTGTGCATCTTCGCGCCCGGCTGCGGCCGCTGCACCCCGTGTGCGGAAGGCCGGCCGGCCTTGTGCGAAAAGGCGGCCAAGCATCACGGCGTCGGCGAGCTGATGACCGGCCACCGCCGGTTGTCGATGGACGGGCGGCCCGTGCACCATCACGTCGGCATCTCCGCCTTCGCCAGCCACGCGGTCGTCGCGCGCCAGTCGCTGGTCAAGGTCGACCAGGACATCGCCCCGCACATCTCGACGCTGTTTTCCTGCGCCATGCTGACGGGCGCCGGTGCGGTGTTCAACACCGCCCATATCAAGCCGGGCTCCAAGGTCGCGGTGGTCGGCATCGGCGGCGTCGGCATGGCCGCGATCCTCGGCGCGGTGGCGGCCGGGGCCGGGCAGATCGTCGCCATCGACCCGTTCGAGAACAAGCTCGACGTCGCCCGCCAGATGGGCGCGACCGACGCGGTGAAGGCGGGCGAGGGCGTCGTCGAGGCGGTGCGCGATCTCACAGGCGGCGGCGTCGACTATGCGTTCGAGCTGGCCGGCTCGGTGCGGGCGCTGGAGACCGCCTACGACATCACCCGGCGCGGCGGCACCACCGTCACCGCCGGCCTGCCGCACCCGGATTCGCGCATGGCGCTCAACGCGCTGAAGCTGGTCGCCGAGGAGCGCTCGCTGAAGGGCAGCTATATCGGCTCCTGCGTGCCGCAGCGCGACCTGCCGCGCATGTTCGCGCTGCATCGCCGCGGCCTGCTGCCGGTGGAAAAGATGCTGAGCCACCGCCTGCCGCTTGCCGACATCAACCTGGCGATGGACCGGCTGGAGGACGGCTCGGCGATCCGCCAGGTGGTGGAGATCGGCTGA
- a CDS encoding acyl-CoA dehydrogenase family protein has protein sequence MNAFDPTAEYSAIRDGVAKVCAGFPGEYWRDLDARRAYPKDFVDALIREGYLAAMIPEEYGGSGLNLSASAVILEEIHRNGCNAAACHAQMYTMGTVLRHGSPEQKQQYLPGIADGTLRLQAFGVTEPTSGTDTLALKTTAKRDGDDYIVNGQKIWISRAEHSDLMVLLARTTPRDQVKSKTDGLSVFLIDLRELKGNGVEIRPIRTMINHATTEIFFDNARIPASSLIGEEGKGFRYILSGMNSERILIAAECIGDAKWFIEKGSNYAKERVIFGAPIGQNQGVQFPLARAYAHMMAAEAIVYRAAAMYDAGHNPGVEANSAKMLAADASWEAAEACLQTHGGFGFAEEYDVERKFREARLYQVAPISTNLILCFIAEQVLGLPKSYGAPKA, from the coding sequence ATGAACGCCTTCGATCCGACAGCCGAATACAGTGCCATCCGCGACGGTGTCGCCAAGGTCTGCGCCGGGTTCCCCGGCGAGTACTGGCGCGACCTGGATGCGCGCCGCGCCTATCCCAAGGATTTCGTCGACGCGCTGATCCGCGAAGGCTATCTCGCCGCGATGATCCCGGAGGAGTATGGCGGCTCGGGCCTCAACCTGTCGGCCTCTGCCGTGATCCTGGAAGAGATCCACCGCAACGGCTGCAACGCCGCCGCCTGCCACGCGCAGATGTACACGATGGGCACGGTGCTGCGGCACGGCAGCCCCGAGCAGAAGCAGCAATACCTGCCCGGCATCGCCGACGGCACGCTGCGCCTGCAGGCCTTCGGCGTGACCGAGCCGACCAGCGGCACCGACACGCTGGCGCTGAAGACGACGGCAAAGCGCGACGGCGACGACTACATCGTCAACGGCCAGAAGATCTGGATCTCCCGCGCCGAGCACTCCGACCTGATGGTGCTGCTGGCCCGCACGACGCCGCGCGACCAGGTGAAGTCGAAGACCGACGGCCTGTCGGTGTTCCTCATCGACCTGCGCGAGCTGAAGGGCAACGGCGTCGAGATCCGCCCGATCCGCACGATGATCAACCACGCGACGACGGAGATCTTCTTCGACAACGCGCGCATCCCAGCGTCCAGCCTGATCGGCGAGGAAGGCAAGGGCTTCCGCTACATCCTGTCGGGCATGAATTCCGAGCGCATCCTGATCGCCGCCGAGTGCATCGGCGATGCCAAGTGGTTCATCGAGAAGGGCTCCAACTACGCCAAGGAGCGGGTGATCTTCGGCGCCCCGATCGGCCAGAACCAGGGCGTGCAGTTCCCGCTTGCCCGCGCCTATGCGCACATGATGGCGGCCGAGGCCATCGTCTACCGCGCCGCCGCGATGTACGATGCCGGCCACAATCCGGGCGTGGAGGCGAACAGCGCCAAGATGCTGGCCGCCGATGCCAGCTGGGAAGCGGCCGAGGCCTGCCTGCAGACCCATGGCGGCTTCGGCTTCGCCGAGGAATACGACGTGGAGCGCAAGTTCCGCGAGGCGCGGCTCTACCAGGTGGCGCCGATCTCCACCAACCTGATCCTGTGCTTCATCGCCGAGCAGGTGCTCGGCCTGCCGAAATCCTACGGGGCCCCGAAGGCATGA
- a CDS encoding MmgE/PrpD family protein, with amino-acid sequence MTLIDRILDLAMLPAGELPAGALAMARFSLFDWLVCGRAGIDEPLAGKLRQLADEEGGRGTASVFGGAPAPARMAALVNGATSHALDYDDTHFGHIGHTSVGIYPAALAAGETVGASARAVVEAFLVGAEASVRIGMALGSIHYNRGFHQTATAGAFGAAIAAGRLFGLTRDQMRVAIGLCATRASGLKSQFGTMGKPYNAGIAAANGVECARLAALGFTSADDGLMNAQGFIPTHSDKPDPEAAWQSPPPETFLFEDIKYKLHACCHGTHAMIEALRTVRAEDGIGIGDVEAMVLHTNPRWLSVCDVKAPRTGLEVKFSYNWLAGMVLEDRDTARDDTYTDTLATDAGLAAFAPRITVDGDPALTDMQAKGLLRLKDGRSIAFSHDLARPLGEAELSAGLTAKATALLGEEGERLRQAVEKLDTLTAADLGALVGARA; translated from the coding sequence ATGACGCTGATCGACCGCATCCTCGACCTTGCCATGTTGCCCGCCGGCGAGTTGCCGGCCGGCGCGCTCGCCATGGCCCGCTTCTCGCTGTTCGACTGGCTGGTCTGCGGGCGGGCCGGCATCGATGAGCCGCTGGCCGGCAAGCTGCGCCAGCTCGCGGACGAGGAAGGCGGCCGCGGCACGGCCTCGGTCTTCGGCGGCGCGCCCGCCCCGGCGCGCATGGCCGCGCTGGTCAACGGCGCAACGAGCCACGCGCTCGACTACGACGACACCCATTTCGGCCATATCGGCCATACCTCCGTCGGCATCTATCCGGCCGCCCTTGCCGCCGGCGAGACGGTCGGCGCCAGCGCGCGCGCCGTGGTCGAGGCGTTTCTGGTCGGCGCGGAAGCCTCGGTGCGCATCGGCATGGCGCTGGGGTCCATCCATTACAATCGCGGCTTCCACCAGACGGCGACAGCCGGCGCCTTCGGCGCGGCGATTGCCGCAGGGCGCCTCTTCGGCCTGACCCGCGACCAGATGCGGGTTGCCATCGGGCTTTGCGCCACCCGCGCCTCCGGCCTCAAGTCGCAGTTCGGCACCATGGGCAAGCCGTACAATGCGGGCATCGCCGCCGCCAATGGCGTCGAATGCGCAAGGCTCGCCGCCCTCGGCTTCACCTCCGCCGACGACGGCCTGATGAACGCGCAAGGCTTCATCCCCACCCATTCCGACAAGCCCGATCCGGAGGCCGCCTGGCAGTCGCCGCCGCCGGAGACGTTCCTGTTCGAGGACATCAAGTACAAGCTGCATGCCTGCTGCCACGGCACCCATGCGATGATCGAGGCGCTGCGCACGGTGCGGGCGGAGGACGGCATCGGCATCGGCGATGTCGAGGCGATGGTGCTGCACACCAACCCGCGCTGGCTGTCGGTCTGCGACGTCAAGGCGCCGCGCACCGGGCTGGAGGTCAAGTTCAGCTACAACTGGCTGGCCGGCATGGTGCTGGAGGATCGCGATACCGCGCGCGACGACACCTATACCGACACGCTGGCGACCGACGCCGGTCTTGCCGCCTTTGCCCCGCGCATCACCGTCGACGGCGACCCGGCCCTGACCGACATGCAGGCCAAGGGCCTGCTCCGGCTGAAGGACGGGCGCAGCATCGCCTTCTCGCACGATCTTGCCCGCCCACTCGGCGAGGCGGAGCTGTCCGCCGGGCTCACCGCCAAGGCGACGGCGCTGCTCGGCGAAGAGGGCGAACGGCTGCGGCAGGCGGTCGAGAAACTCGACACGCTTACCGCCGCCGACCTCGGCGCCCTGGTGGGAGCACGGGCATGA